A window of the Bradyrhizobium diazoefficiens genome harbors these coding sequences:
- a CDS encoding O-acetylhomoserine aminocarboxypropyltransferase has translation MPAPKPPAFETLSLHAGQHPDPATGARAVPIYQTTSYVFQDSDHAAALFNLERAGHIYTRISNPTTGVLEERLAALEGGVGAICTASGMAALHLAIATLLNAGDHIVASSSLYGGTINLLAHTLPRFGITTTFVKPRDLDAFRKAIKPNTKLVIGETIGNPGLEVLDIPKVAAIAHDAKIPLLIDNTFATPYLSRPIELGADIIMHSATKWIGGHGIAIGGAIVDGGRFDWRGSGKFGVLTEPYGGYHGIVFDEQFGTAAFIMRARTEGLRDFGACLSPTNAFQLLQGVETLGVRMDRHIQNTHLVLEALKSNKAVDWVLHPSLENHPDYQLAKTLLPRGAGSIVSFGIKGGRPAGCKFIESLRMISHLANVGDAKTLVIHPASTTHQQMDAEQLKAAGIGEELVRLSVGIETASDIIDDLAQALRISQKV, from the coding sequence ATGCCCGCGCCAAAACCGCCCGCCTTCGAGACCCTGAGCCTGCATGCGGGCCAGCATCCGGATCCCGCGACCGGCGCCCGCGCGGTGCCGATCTATCAGACCACGTCCTACGTGTTCCAGGATTCCGATCATGCGGCGGCGCTGTTCAATCTGGAGCGCGCCGGCCACATCTATACGCGCATCTCCAACCCCACCACCGGCGTGCTGGAAGAGCGGCTCGCGGCGCTGGAAGGCGGTGTCGGTGCGATCTGCACCGCGAGCGGCATGGCCGCGCTGCATCTGGCCATCGCGACGCTGCTCAACGCCGGCGACCACATCGTGGCGTCGAGCTCGCTCTATGGCGGCACCATCAATCTGCTGGCGCACACGCTGCCGCGCTTCGGCATCACCACGACCTTCGTGAAGCCGCGCGATCTCGATGCGTTCCGGAAAGCGATCAAGCCGAACACGAAACTCGTCATCGGCGAGACGATCGGCAATCCCGGGCTCGAAGTGCTGGATATCCCGAAGGTCGCGGCGATCGCGCATGACGCAAAAATTCCGCTGCTGATCGACAACACCTTTGCCACGCCCTATCTCAGCCGACCGATCGAGCTCGGCGCCGACATCATCATGCATTCGGCGACCAAATGGATCGGCGGCCACGGCATCGCGATCGGCGGCGCCATCGTCGATGGCGGCCGCTTCGACTGGCGCGGCTCCGGCAAATTCGGCGTGTTGACCGAGCCCTATGGCGGCTATCACGGCATCGTCTTCGACGAGCAGTTCGGCACAGCGGCTTTCATCATGCGCGCGCGCACCGAAGGCTTGCGCGATTTCGGCGCCTGCCTGTCGCCGACCAACGCGTTCCAGTTGTTGCAGGGCGTCGAGACGCTCGGCGTGCGCATGGACCGTCACATCCAGAACACGCATCTGGTGCTGGAGGCGCTGAAGTCCAACAAGGCCGTGGACTGGGTGCTGCATCCGTCGCTGGAGAACCATCCCGACTATCAGCTCGCGAAGACATTGCTGCCGCGCGGCGCGGGCTCGATCGTCTCCTTCGGCATCAAGGGCGGCCGGCCCGCGGGGTGCAAGTTCATCGAGTCTTTGCGCATGATCAGCCATCTCGCCAATGTCGGCGACGCCAAGACGCTGGTGATCCACCCGGCCTCGACCACGCATCAGCAGATGGATGCCGAGCAGCTCAAGGCCGCCGGCATCGGCGAGGAGCTGGTGCGGCTGTCGGTGGGCATCGAGACGGCCAGCGACATCATCGACGATCTCGCGCAGGCACTGCGCATCTCGCAGAAGGTTTGA
- a CDS encoding alpha/beta fold hydrolase: MNFSVNGAEVFAATGGREFDKSLPAVVFIHGAGFDHSTWALHTRWFAHHGFSVLAPDLPGHGRSAGPSLSSIADMADWTAALLDAAGAAKAHLIGHSMGSLISLETAARHPDKVWALSLIGTAATMTVGTELLKAAEANEQDANDMVSIWGLGFKAELGGSLAPGLWMHGGAQAVLKHCEPGVLFRDLSACNAYANALTAAATVKVPTTLILGERDMMTPVKAGKALAAAIPHAKTIVVPGAGHMIIAERPDELLAALRGG; this comes from the coding sequence ATGAACTTCTCCGTCAACGGCGCCGAGGTATTTGCCGCGACCGGCGGCCGCGAATTCGACAAGTCCTTGCCTGCGGTCGTCTTCATCCACGGCGCCGGTTTTGATCATTCGACCTGGGCGCTGCATACGCGCTGGTTCGCCCATCATGGCTTTTCCGTTCTCGCTCCGGATTTGCCCGGTCACGGCCGCTCGGCAGGTCCGTCGCTATCAAGCATCGCCGACATGGCCGACTGGACGGCCGCGCTGCTCGATGCGGCAGGCGCTGCGAAGGCGCATCTGATCGGCCATTCCATGGGATCGCTGATCTCGCTGGAGACCGCGGCACGTCACCCCGACAAGGTCTGGGCGCTGAGCCTGATCGGCACCGCAGCGACCATGACGGTCGGAACGGAACTCCTTAAGGCCGCCGAAGCCAACGAGCAGGACGCCAACGACATGGTGTCGATCTGGGGCCTTGGTTTCAAGGCCGAGCTCGGCGGCAGCCTCGCGCCGGGCCTGTGGATGCATGGCGGCGCGCAGGCCGTGTTGAAGCATTGCGAGCCGGGCGTGCTGTTCAGGGATTTGTCGGCCTGCAACGCCTATGCGAACGCGCTCACCGCCGCCGCTACCGTCAAAGTGCCGACCACCCTCATCCTCGGCGAGCGGGACATGATGACGCCCGTGAAGGCGGGCAAGGCGCTCGCCGCGGCGATCCCGCATGCGAAGACCATCGTGGTGCCGGGCGCCGGCCACATGATCATAGCCGAACGCCCGGATGAATTGCTAGCGGCGTTGAGGGGCGGATAG
- a CDS encoding DUF6496 domain-containing protein, whose product MPRQEIIRKARQDKRAGKSATTQAGEFVKDEIDKIRQGKHGARSTRQAIAIGLSEARRAGVDLPPPRKGRTKKSTRRSAKYAYEVGQGKRTPKRRPRVSRAVEGVLKKEPRSTASRSALSKQGKRAASGRTAASRSAAARKASQTKGAKVRSAAAKKAARTRTRRRS is encoded by the coding sequence ATGCCAAGACAAGAAATCATCCGCAAAGCCCGGCAAGACAAGCGTGCCGGCAAATCGGCCACCACGCAGGCCGGCGAATTCGTCAAGGACGAGATCGACAAGATCAGGCAAGGCAAGCACGGCGCGCGTTCGACCAGGCAAGCCATTGCTATCGGCCTGTCCGAGGCGCGGCGCGCCGGTGTCGATCTGCCGCCGCCGCGCAAAGGGCGTACCAAGAAGTCGACGCGCCGCAGCGCCAAATATGCCTACGAGGTTGGCCAGGGCAAACGCACCCCGAAGCGCCGGCCGCGCGTGTCGCGGGCCGTCGAAGGCGTCTTGAAGAAAGAGCCGCGCTCGACTGCGTCGCGCAGCGCGCTCTCGAAGCAGGGCAAGCGTGCTGCGAGTGGTCGAACCGCCGCCTCGCGCTCGGCTGCCGCACGGAAGGCGAGCCAGACCAAGGGCGCCAAGGTCCGCTCCGCCGCCGCAAAGAAGGCGGCGCGCACCAGGACCCGCCGGCGAAGTTGA
- a CDS encoding SDR family NAD(P)-dependent oxidoreductase has product MSETLKGRVALVTGGSRGIGAAICRALADAGAAVAINCRERMEQAAQLAHEIGKQGGRAIVVTADVSQREQVAGMVHGVTAELGPVDILVNNAGIAITRGVDDLTEDDFDRTILVNLKSAFLCTQATLPSMRARKWGRIVNISSGAARGAGSIGPHYNASKAGMEGLTRGYAARLVKEGITVNAVAPSLIETDMMSGQPQLISRIPLGRFGTADEVAKAVMLLVDNAYMTGQTVALSGGMAFN; this is encoded by the coding sequence ATGTCAGAGACTCTCAAGGGACGCGTCGCGCTCGTCACCGGTGGCTCGCGCGGGATAGGCGCGGCCATCTGTCGCGCGCTGGCGGACGCTGGTGCCGCCGTGGCGATCAACTGCCGCGAGCGGATGGAGCAGGCCGCGCAATTGGCCCACGAGATCGGCAAGCAGGGCGGCCGCGCCATTGTCGTCACCGCCGACGTCTCGCAGCGTGAGCAGGTAGCCGGAATGGTGCACGGGGTTACGGCCGAACTCGGCCCCGTCGACATTCTCGTCAACAACGCCGGCATCGCCATCACGCGCGGCGTCGACGATCTCACCGAAGACGATTTCGACCGCACCATCCTGGTCAATCTGAAATCGGCCTTCCTGTGCACGCAGGCGACACTGCCATCGATGCGAGCGCGAAAGTGGGGCCGCATCGTCAACATCTCCTCGGGTGCCGCGCGCGGCGCCGGTTCGATCGGTCCGCACTACAATGCCTCCAAGGCCGGCATGGAGGGGCTTACGCGCGGCTACGCGGCGCGTCTGGTGAAGGAGGGCATCACCGTCAATGCGGTAGCGCCCTCGCTGATCGAGACCGACATGATGAGCGGCCAGCCGCAACTCATCAGCCGCATCCCGCTCGGTCGCTTCGGCACCGCGGATGAGGTGGCGAAAGCCGTGATGCTGCTGGTCGACAACGCCTACATGACCGGACAGACGGTGGCCCTGAGTGGGGGGATGGCGTTTAATTAG
- a CDS encoding IS4 family transposase has protein sequence MSDRQTICLRQLGDTRAEQVAFRRFVLNDRVTVSKMVLHQRARVAEASADRHVLVIQDTSEINYESQRERKRGLGTVGNGRDVGLFVHPMLAVDAEHGHCLGLLDVQVWRRLKAKSKDYRKQPIEEKESYRWLKGPQRAKAALGKAVRVTVIDDREGDIYEKWARLPDRRTELLTRACRDRAMVDGGTLFAAMAELPERHSYSLDLPARPGKKRQARQARLTVRFGRVRIRRPQSCSDRDAPEEIELSAIEVIERDPPAKETPVHWRLLTTHAVDTAAQALTVIGWYRQRWHIEQLFRTVKSQGLKIEESVAEDGEALEKLAVIALIGATTSMQLVLARAAPHHDQPASHVFDDRQIEVLEALQDKLQGRTIKQQNPYPPQSLAWAAWTIARLGGWTGYESERSTGPITMSHGLTRFNAIAEGYFLDQDVCSR, from the coding sequence GTGTCGGATCGGCAGACGATCTGCCTGCGTCAACTTGGCGACACGCGTGCCGAGCAAGTCGCATTCCGCCGGTTTGTGCTGAACGATCGGGTCACAGTCTCGAAGATGGTGCTGCATCAGAGAGCACGGGTAGCCGAGGCCAGCGCCGATCGTCATGTGCTGGTGATCCAAGATACCAGCGAAATCAATTATGAGAGCCAGCGCGAACGCAAACGCGGCCTTGGCACCGTCGGCAATGGCCGCGATGTCGGGTTGTTCGTGCATCCGATGCTGGCGGTAGACGCCGAGCATGGACATTGTCTCGGTCTGCTTGACGTCCAGGTCTGGCGGCGCTTGAAGGCCAAGAGCAAGGATTATCGCAAGCAGCCGATCGAGGAAAAGGAGTCCTACCGCTGGCTCAAGGGTCCTCAACGCGCCAAGGCGGCGCTGGGCAAGGCCGTCCGGGTCACGGTGATCGATGACCGCGAAGGCGACATCTACGAGAAATGGGCTCGTCTGCCGGACCGGCGCACCGAGCTTCTGACGCGCGCCTGCCGCGACCGCGCGATGGTCGATGGCGGGACGTTGTTTGCAGCCATGGCGGAACTGCCCGAAAGGCACAGCTACTCGCTTGATCTGCCGGCGCGGCCTGGCAAAAAGCGTCAGGCGCGGCAGGCCCGCCTGACCGTGCGCTTCGGGCGCGTCCGAATCCGCCGCCCGCAATCCTGCTCCGACCGGGATGCCCCGGAGGAGATCGAATTGTCCGCCATCGAGGTCATCGAGCGCGATCCGCCCGCCAAGGAAACGCCGGTCCACTGGCGCTTGCTGACCACCCATGCCGTCGATACCGCCGCACAGGCGCTGACTGTCATAGGCTGGTATCGGCAGCGCTGGCACATCGAGCAGCTGTTCCGGACCGTGAAGAGCCAGGGACTGAAGATCGAAGAGAGCGTCGCCGAAGACGGTGAGGCTCTGGAAAAACTCGCCGTCATCGCATTGATTGGCGCAACGACCAGCATGCAACTCGTGCTCGCACGTGCCGCTCCCCACCATGACCAGCCCGCCAGTCACGTCTTCGACGACAGACAGATCGAAGTCCTCGAAGCGCTCCAGGACAAACTCCAAGGTCGCACGATCAAGCAGCAGAACCCATATCCGCCCCAAAGCCTTGCCTGGGCCGCCTGGACGATCGCTCGCCTCGGCGGATGGACAGGTTATGAAAGCGAGCGATCCACAGGGCCAATTACAATGTCCCACGGCCTCACACGCTTCAATGCCATTGCCGAAGGATACTTCCTCGACCAAGATGTGTGCTCACGCTAG